Part of the Cohnella candidum genome, GGAACCGGCAAGGAACTGTTCGCCCAAAGCATCCACAACGCCGGCGCGCGCCGGAACCGGCCTTTCGTCGCGCAGAACTGCGCGGCCGTGCCCGGCGATTTGCTGGAGGGCATCATGTTCGGTACCGCCAGGGGCGCCTTCACCGGAGCCGTCGACCGGCCCGGCCTGTTCGAGCAGGCCGGCGGGGGCACGCTCTTCCTCGACGAATTGAATAGTTTGGACCTGTATTTGCAAGCCAAGCTGCTGCGCGTGCTGCAGGACGGCATGGTCCGGCGCGTCGGCGGAACCAAGGAGCAGCAGGTGGACGTTCGGATCATTACCGCGATGAACTCGGATCCGCAGGAAGCGCTCGAGAAAGGGCTGCTGCGCTACGACCTGTACTATCGGCTGAACGTCGTCACCTTGCATCTGCCGCCATTGCAGCAACGGCTCGATGACATTCCGCTGCTCGCGGAGCATTTTATCGAGAAGCTCAATCCGATGTTCGGGACGAAAATCGCCGGACTCTCGCCCCCTGCGCTGGACCGGCTGCTGGCCTACGGTTGGCCGGGCAACGTGAGGGAATTGGGCCATGCGATCGAGTCCGCATTCAACATGGTGGAGCTGGACGAGGAGACGATCGAGGAGCATCACTTGCCTGCCCACTTGCGGGAGCCGGCATTTAAGTATGCTCCTTTGACCGCGTCCGTGTCTTCGCGCTTGCCGGAGCCTCCGCCTTCGTCGGTCGACGACAATTTGGCGGAGCGTTTGCGGCGGATGGAGCGGGAGGCGATCGTAGACGCGATGCAGGCGCACGGCTACAACATCACCGCCGCTGCGCAAGCGCTCGGGCTCAAGCGCCAGGCGCTGCAATATAAGCTCGCCCGCTACGGTATCCCGAAGGGACCGCGAGGGTAGGTGACAGTGGCCTTTATCTGCAGTTCGATTTTGCACAACTATTCGAGTCCTCCGTCTTGAACGATGGGTTCTAGTTCGGATTTGCACACTTGCAACCGCGATTTTCTACCATGAATCTCAAAAGCGGCCTCTAAGCGGGGAAAATCGAACTGCAGCGCTGAAATTGGCATTTTTAAGCATGCAAGTGGGCAAAACCGAGCTACAGCGTGGACCCTCTCGACATAAATCGAAATCGCTTATCGGCTCCCCAGGCGGGAGCCTTTTTTGTGCTTGGTCCGGCGTCGCTGGCATGCGACTTGCAACTCTAGAGAGTCATCAGGCAATCTCTTGGAGGTGCGATACATGAACATGCCCGCCGGCGAAATCCAAGGGGGAACCGCCAACGTTCCTCTGAGCAGCAAGCGGCATTGGAAAGAAATCGCGTTGTGGAAAGACGTCACGGATGAACAATGGAACGATTGGATCTGGCAGCTCACGCACACGATCAAAACGCTGGATGAGCTCAAGCAAGTCGTCAATCTCACGCCGGATGAGGAGGAAGGCGTCCGGATTTCCACCCAAACGATCCCGCTTAACATCACCCCTTACTACGCGTCGCTTATGCACCCGGACGATCCGCGCTGCCCGATCCGGATGCAGTCGGTCCCCATTTCGGCGGAGCTGCTGAAGACGAAGTACGATCTCGAGGACCCGCTTTTCGAGGATGAGGACTCTCCGACGCCGGGGCTGACGCACCGCTATCCCGACCGCGTCCTGTTTTTGGTGACCAACCAATGTTCGATGTACTGCCGGTACTGCACGCGGCGCCGTTTCTCCGGCCAAGTCGGGATGGGCGTACCTAAGAAACAGATGGACGACGCGATCGACTACATCCGCCGCACGCCGGAGGTCCGCGACGTCCTGCTGTCGGGCGGAGACGGGCTGTTGATCAACGACACGATTCTCGAGTACATTTTGAAAAACCTCAGGGAAATCCCGCACGTCGAAATCATCCGCATCGGAACGCGCGCTCCCGTCGTTTTCCCGCAGCGAATCACCGAGAATCTGTGCAACCTCATCCGCAAATACCATCCGATTTGGCTGAATACTCACTTCAACCATCCCCTCGAAATAACGGAGGAAGCCAAACGGGCTTGCGCCATGCTCGCAGACGCAGGCGTTCCGCTTGGAAACCAATCCGTCATCCTCGCCGGCATCAACGACAGCACGCACATCATGAAACGGCTCATGCACGAGCTCGTCAAAATCCGCGTCCGCCCCTACTACATCTATCAATGCGACTTGTCCGAAGGAATCGGCCATTTTCGCGCCCCCGTCTCCAAAGGGCTGGAGATCATCGAATCCCTTCGCGGGCACACCTCCGGCTACGCCGTGCCGACTTTCGTCGTCGATGCCCCGGGCGGCGGCGGCAAAATCGCGCTCCAGCCGAACTATCTCATTTCGCAAAGCCAAGATAAAGTGATTCTGCGAAACTACGAAGGCGTCATCGTCGGGTACCCCGAGCCGCAAAATTACGTGCCGGGACGCGCCGACGAATATTTCAACGAAATTTACGGCATCGACAAAGAGCCGGAGAACACGGGCATCATCGCCCTCATCAAAGACGAAAAATTCAACTTGGTGCCGGAAAATTTGCGCCGGATCGGCAGGAGGAAAATCTACGAGCAGGCGCCGGATCACACCTCGCTCAAGGATCGCCGGGAGAAACGGGACGCGATGAAGCAGAAGCTGATCCGCGCCCGCCAAACCGATCAGCCGCCCGCCACGGAGTGAGCACACAAAAAAGACCTTGCCGCGGCTTTCAGCGGGCAAGGTCTTCTTCGATTCCGCACCATTCGGCGATCGTGAGAGCGACGATCTCTGCAACCTCGAACATGCGGTCCAGCTCGATGTGTTCATCCGGGAAATGCGCCATCTGAGTGAGGCCCGGTCCGAATACGACGCAAGGCGTGTCGGCGAGCCGCGTGAGTAACCCTCCGTCCGTGCCCCAGGGCGACGCCTCGATTGCCGGCTCCTTGGCAAGCACATCCCGGTAATGCCCCGACAGCACGCGGACCAGCTCGTGTGCCGGGTCCACGCTGCCCGGCACCCATCTCGCGCCGAACCACTCCAATACGAGCGGAAACAAGGCGAACCAAGGATCGTTCTCTCCCAATCGCGCGAGCCACGCCGCCATTTCCGCCTGCGCCTGCTCGAGCGACTCTTCGGGGCCGACGCCGATTCTTCCCTCCAGCTTCACGGTGTCCGGGACGGAAGATGGCCAATTTCCTCCCGCGATGACGCCGATGTTAATCGGAAGCGGAATCGGATTGCCGGCGTAGAGCGGATCACGGACTCGGGCGTTCCTCGCCGCCTCCAATTCCCGCACATGGTGGATGACGGCCATGCTCTTCTCGATCGCGCTGACGCCTTCGTACCGCGTTCCTCCGTGCGCGGACCTGCCCCGGACCGTGATGCGGAACCACATGGAACCCTGCTGCTTCGGAAAAATCCGCATATTCGTCGGCTCCGGAATCAAAGCCGCATCCGCCCGGTATCCGCGAAGAATCGCGTCCAGCGTGCCCGCGCCGCCGCTCTCTTCCTCGATGACGCTTTGCAGGATGACGTCGCCCCGCAGCCGCACGCCCAGATCGCGCAGCGCCCGAACGGCGAGCAGCAGCGACGCGGTGCCCCCTTTCATGTCCGAGGCGCCGCGCCCGTACAGCCGACCCTCCTCCGGGGAAACCTCCCCGCCGTACGGATGATGCCGCCACTGACCCAAGTCTCCCTCCGGCACGACGTCCGCGTGGCCGTTCAACAGAAGAGACCGCCCTCCGCCCGTTCCCCGTAACACCCCGACGACGTTCGGGCTTCCTTCGAACCTGTCTCGCGGCGAATAAAAATAAGGATGAGCGGCCAACTTCCCTCCGTCCGGTTCCCACGCCTCTACGTCAAAACCCGTGTCGCGCAGCCATTCGGCCACGATCCGCTGAACCCCCGATTCGTTGCCGGCGGTACTTGGAACGCGGACGAGGTTCTGCAGCAACGAGATGCCGTCCTTTCGATGTTGCTTCAACCAGTCGTGTACCCGCTCCTTCAGCGGCATTTTCATGAACTCCTCTCTCCGCTCATGGATTGACCACCACATGCTCCGGCACGATCAAATCCGCCTCGGTCCGATTCACCACGTCCTCGATGGAATAAGGCGCCATGACTTCCCGCAGCACTAACCCGTCCGGCGTTACTTCGATCACCGCCATGTCCGTGACGATCAGGTCGACGCACGCTTGCGCGGTTAACGGCAACACGCATTGCCGCCGGATTTTCGGCTGGCCGTCGCGGTTGACATGGTTCATCAGCACGACTACCTTCTTCGCTTTCTGGGCCAGCTCCATTGCGCCGCCGATGCCCGCCGTCCGTTTGCCCGGCACGATCCAATTCGCCAAATCCCCCTGCCCGCTCACTTCCAACGCCCCCAGCACGGTCATATCGATGCAACCGCGTCGGATCATCGCGAACGCGACGGCGCTGTCGCAATAAGAGGCGCCCGGCACAACCGTCACCGGATAACCGCCCGCGTTGCAGAGGAACGCATCCTCCTCCCCCGGCAGCGGCGACGGTCCCGCGCCCAGGATGCCGTTTTCGGCATGGAACACGACATGGACCCCTTCCGGGATGAAATCCGCAACCCGCGTCGGAATGCCGATCCCTAAATTGACGACCATTCCGTCTCTCAATTCCCGCGCCGCGCGTCTCGCGATTCGGTCCCGGCTTGCTTCTCCCATACCCATGCCCAGTTCACCCCTTTACCCGCAATGACCGCATCCACGAAAATGCCCGGTGTGACGATCGCTTCCGGATCCAACTCGCCCAGGGGCACGACTTCGTCCGCCTCCGCGATCGTCACTCGGCCGGCCATGGCGACCAGCGGATTGAAGTTGCGTCCGCTTTTGTCGTATACGAGGTTGCCGAACGGATCCGCTTTGCTCGCATGGACAATCGCCACGTCTGCCGTGAGTGCGGGTTCGACCAGGTAAGTCCGGCCGTCGATGACCACCTTCTCTTTGCCTTCCTCCAGCATCGTGCCGACCCCGACGTCCACCAAAATGCCGCCCAGCCCGACGCCGCCCGCCCGGATTTTTTCCGCCAGCGTACCTTGGGGATAGAACTCGATGTCCAGCTTTCCTTCCTCCATGAGCCGGCCGGCATTCGGATTGGACCCGATATGGGAGGTGACGGCCCTGCGAACCCTGCCCTCCGTAACGAGCCGGCCGATGCCGATCCACGGAAAGCCCGTATCGTTGCCGATCAGCGTCAAATCCTTGATTCCTCGATTCAGAATCCCTTCCACGAGCGTCGGAGGCGTGCCGATCCCGCCGAAGCCTCCGTACATCAGGGTGCTGCCGTCCCTGATCCGCGATAATGCTTCCTCCAAGGAGATGACCTTGTTCATGCCGTGACCTCCTCCGCCGTTTCCCGGATCGACTCCTCCAGCAGGGATACCGCCTGATCCAACTCCTCTAAGGTTATGGTATAGGGGGGCGAGACGATGATCGCATCCCCGCCTCGGTCGTCTCCTCCGGAAGCCGGGTAGACAAGCAGCCCTTTCCCGAACGCTCTGTCCACGATACGCGCCGTTACGTTACGTTCGGCGGGAAAAGGTCGTTTGGCCGTCCGGTCCGATACGAATTCAAGCCCCCAGAGGAGCCCTTTGCCGCGTACGTCGCCGACCATATCGCACCGGCTCGCCAATTCGCGGAGACGCTCCGACAGATAAGCGCCTTTCTCCGCCGCAGCCTGCACGAGCCCGTGTTGCTCGACATAGTCCAGCACGGCAAGCGATACGGCCGCGGACAGCGGATTGGCGCTGAACGTATGGCCGGACATCACCGATTTCGAACCGTTCAAAATCGGCTCGATAACCGCATCCTTCGCCATCGCCGCCGCCATTGGGGTATATCCCGCGGTCATACCCTTGCCGAGGGCGATCAAATCCGGTTCCACGCCCCAATGCTCCATCGCGAACATCGCGCCGGTCCGGCCGATTCCGGTCATCAC contains:
- a CDS encoding sigma-54 interaction domain-containing protein; the protein is MSDRSGFVSPYFEKILNIVDVGVHLIDREGTTVFYNDKMAEMDGFEREQVLGRNIFDLYPSLTHETSTLAKALRSGDELPEHIQTYYNLAGKRITTINRTYPLIENGRIIGALEVAKDITGIVNLHDQILDLRRQLYPGKEKDAKTKGTARYEFSDLIGKSRPFAEALALAKKTSRTASPVMICGPTGTGKELFAQSIHNAGARRNRPFVAQNCAAVPGDLLEGIMFGTARGAFTGAVDRPGLFEQAGGGTLFLDELNSLDLYLQAKLLRVLQDGMVRRVGGTKEQQVDVRIITAMNSDPQEALEKGLLRYDLYYRLNVVTLHLPPLQQRLDDIPLLAEHFIEKLNPMFGTKIAGLSPPALDRLLAYGWPGNVRELGHAIESAFNMVELDEETIEEHHLPAHLREPAFKYAPLTASVSSRLPEPPPSSVDDNLAERLRRMEREAIVDAMQAHGYNITAAAQALGLKRQALQYKLARYGIPKGPRG
- the ablA gene encoding lysine 2,3-aminomutase, with the protein product MPAGEIQGGTANVPLSSKRHWKEIALWKDVTDEQWNDWIWQLTHTIKTLDELKQVVNLTPDEEEGVRISTQTIPLNITPYYASLMHPDDPRCPIRMQSVPISAELLKTKYDLEDPLFEDEDSPTPGLTHRYPDRVLFLVTNQCSMYCRYCTRRRFSGQVGMGVPKKQMDDAIDYIRRTPEVRDVLLSGGDGLLINDTILEYILKNLREIPHVEIIRIGTRAPVVFPQRITENLCNLIRKYHPIWLNTHFNHPLEITEEAKRACAMLADAGVPLGNQSVILAGINDSTHIMKRLMHELVKIRVRPYYIYQCDLSEGIGHFRAPVSKGLEIIESLRGHTSGYAVPTFVVDAPGGGGKIALQPNYLISQSQDKVILRNYEGVIVGYPEPQNYVPGRADEYFNEIYGIDKEPENTGIIALIKDEKFNLVPENLRRIGRRKIYEQAPDHTSLKDRREKRDAMKQKLIRARQTDQPPATE
- a CDS encoding peptidase encodes the protein MPLKERVHDWLKQHRKDGISLLQNLVRVPSTAGNESGVQRIVAEWLRDTGFDVEAWEPDGGKLAAHPYFYSPRDRFEGSPNVVGVLRGTGGGRSLLLNGHADVVPEGDLGQWRHHPYGGEVSPEEGRLYGRGASDMKGGTASLLLAVRALRDLGVRLRGDVILQSVIEEESGGAGTLDAILRGYRADAALIPEPTNMRIFPKQQGSMWFRITVRGRSAHGGTRYEGVSAIEKSMAVIHHVRELEAARNARVRDPLYAGNPIPLPINIGVIAGGNWPSSVPDTVKLEGRIGVGPEESLEQAQAEMAAWLARLGENDPWFALFPLVLEWFGARWVPGSVDPAHELVRVLSGHYRDVLAKEPAIEASPWGTDGGLLTRLADTPCVVFGPGLTQMAHFPDEHIELDRMFEVAEIVALTIAEWCGIEEDLAR
- a CDS encoding 3-oxoacid CoA-transferase subunit B; protein product: MGMGEASRDRIARRAARELRDGMVVNLGIGIPTRVADFIPEGVHVVFHAENGILGAGPSPLPGEEDAFLCNAGGYPVTVVPGASYCDSAVAFAMIRRGCIDMTVLGALEVSGQGDLANWIVPGKRTAGIGGAMELAQKAKKVVVLMNHVNRDGQPKIRRQCVLPLTAQACVDLIVTDMAVIEVTPDGLVLREVMAPYSIEDVVNRTEADLIVPEHVVVNP
- a CDS encoding CoA transferase subunit A — translated: MNKVISLEEALSRIRDGSTLMYGGFGGIGTPPTLVEGILNRGIKDLTLIGNDTGFPWIGIGRLVTEGRVRRAVTSHIGSNPNAGRLMEEGKLDIEFYPQGTLAEKIRAGGVGLGGILVDVGVGTMLEEGKEKVVIDGRTYLVEPALTADVAIVHASKADPFGNLVYDKSGRNFNPLVAMAGRVTIAEADEVVPLGELDPEAIVTPGIFVDAVIAGKGVNWAWVWEKQAGTESRDARRGN